The following are encoded in a window of Ranitomeya variabilis isolate aRanVar5 chromosome 6, aRanVar5.hap1, whole genome shotgun sequence genomic DNA:
- the IDI1 gene encoding isopentenyl-diphosphate Delta-isomerase 1 isoform X1: MLWAGIVGGARVLGLGSGRTSLRAVLRQDVRSAVCSSRTYGAAMPEVDTHSLDEKQVQLLSEMCILIDENDKKIGADTKKNCHLNENINKGLLHRAFSIFLFNTENKLLLQQRSEAKITFPGCYTNTCCSHPLNTPTEIEEENSIGVRRAAQRRLKAELGIPMEQVKPDELRYLTRIHYKAQSDGIWGEHEIDYILFIQKEVKVDPDPNEIQSHCYVSKEELTQLLERAKRGEVKITPWFQLIADTFLYKWWDNLENLKSFEDHDKIHRM; encoded by the exons ATGTTGTGGGCGGGGATAGTAGGCGGAGCCCGTGTCTTGGGTCTTGGCAGTGGCCGCACAAGTCTGCGGGCAGTTCTGCGGCAGGACGTGAGGAGTGCGGTGTGCAGCAG CAGGACGTACGGCGCAGCCATGCCTGAGGTGGACACGCACTCTCTGGATGAGAAGCAGGTGCAGCTGCTCTCGGAGATGTGTATTCTGATCGATGAGAACGACAAGAAGATAGGAGCAGACACCAAGAAGAACTGTCACCTGAACGAAAATATCAACAAAG gttTGCTGCACAGAGCCTTCAGCATCTTCTTATTTAACACAGAAAATAAACTCTTGTTACAGCAAAGATCGGAGGCTAAGATCACCTTCCCGG GCTGTTATACCAACACCTGCTGCAGTCACCCACTGAATACCCCTACGGAAATTGAGGAAGAAAATTCAATAGGGGTGCGACGAGCTGCCCAGAGACGCCTGAAGGCCGAATTAGGAATTCCAATGGAGCAG GTAAAACCCGATGAACTTCGGTATCTAACCAGGATTCACTACAAAGCTCAGTCAGATGGCATCTGGGGAGAACATGAGATAGATTACATCCTGTTCATACAGAAGGAAGTCAAAGTCGATCCTGATCCCAATGAAATCCAAAGCCATTGCTACGTGTCAAAAGAAGAGTTGACGCAGTTATTAGAGAGGGCCAAGCGGGGCGAGGTGAAGATCACCCCTTGGTTCCAGCTCATCGCAGACACTTTTCTATATAAATGGTGGGACAACCTGGAGAATCTAAAATCGTTTGAGGATCATGATAAAATCCATAGAATGTGA
- the IDI1 gene encoding isopentenyl-diphosphate Delta-isomerase 1 isoform X2, with protein MLWAGIVGGARVLGLGSGRTSLRAVLRQDVRSAVCSRTYGAAMPEVDTHSLDEKQVQLLSEMCILIDENDKKIGADTKKNCHLNENINKGLLHRAFSIFLFNTENKLLLQQRSEAKITFPGCYTNTCCSHPLNTPTEIEEENSIGVRRAAQRRLKAELGIPMEQVKPDELRYLTRIHYKAQSDGIWGEHEIDYILFIQKEVKVDPDPNEIQSHCYVSKEELTQLLERAKRGEVKITPWFQLIADTFLYKWWDNLENLKSFEDHDKIHRM; from the exons ATGTTGTGGGCGGGGATAGTAGGCGGAGCCCGTGTCTTGGGTCTTGGCAGTGGCCGCACAAGTCTGCGGGCAGTTCTGCGGCAGGACGTGAGGAGTGCGGTGTGCAGCAG GACGTACGGCGCAGCCATGCCTGAGGTGGACACGCACTCTCTGGATGAGAAGCAGGTGCAGCTGCTCTCGGAGATGTGTATTCTGATCGATGAGAACGACAAGAAGATAGGAGCAGACACCAAGAAGAACTGTCACCTGAACGAAAATATCAACAAAG gttTGCTGCACAGAGCCTTCAGCATCTTCTTATTTAACACAGAAAATAAACTCTTGTTACAGCAAAGATCGGAGGCTAAGATCACCTTCCCGG GCTGTTATACCAACACCTGCTGCAGTCACCCACTGAATACCCCTACGGAAATTGAGGAAGAAAATTCAATAGGGGTGCGACGAGCTGCCCAGAGACGCCTGAAGGCCGAATTAGGAATTCCAATGGAGCAG GTAAAACCCGATGAACTTCGGTATCTAACCAGGATTCACTACAAAGCTCAGTCAGATGGCATCTGGGGAGAACATGAGATAGATTACATCCTGTTCATACAGAAGGAAGTCAAAGTCGATCCTGATCCCAATGAAATCCAAAGCCATTGCTACGTGTCAAAAGAAGAGTTGACGCAGTTATTAGAGAGGGCCAAGCGGGGCGAGGTGAAGATCACCCCTTGGTTCCAGCTCATCGCAGACACTTTTCTATATAAATGGTGGGACAACCTGGAGAATCTAAAATCGTTTGAGGATCATGATAAAATCCATAGAATGTGA
- the IDI1 gene encoding isopentenyl-diphosphate Delta-isomerase 1 isoform X3, with amino-acid sequence MPEVDTHSLDEKQVQLLSEMCILIDENDKKIGADTKKNCHLNENINKGLLHRAFSIFLFNTENKLLLQQRSEAKITFPGCYTNTCCSHPLNTPTEIEEENSIGVRRAAQRRLKAELGIPMEQVKPDELRYLTRIHYKAQSDGIWGEHEIDYILFIQKEVKVDPDPNEIQSHCYVSKEELTQLLERAKRGEVKITPWFQLIADTFLYKWWDNLENLKSFEDHDKIHRM; translated from the exons ATGCCTGAGGTGGACACGCACTCTCTGGATGAGAAGCAGGTGCAGCTGCTCTCGGAGATGTGTATTCTGATCGATGAGAACGACAAGAAGATAGGAGCAGACACCAAGAAGAACTGTCACCTGAACGAAAATATCAACAAAG gttTGCTGCACAGAGCCTTCAGCATCTTCTTATTTAACACAGAAAATAAACTCTTGTTACAGCAAAGATCGGAGGCTAAGATCACCTTCCCGG GCTGTTATACCAACACCTGCTGCAGTCACCCACTGAATACCCCTACGGAAATTGAGGAAGAAAATTCAATAGGGGTGCGACGAGCTGCCCAGAGACGCCTGAAGGCCGAATTAGGAATTCCAATGGAGCAG GTAAAACCCGATGAACTTCGGTATCTAACCAGGATTCACTACAAAGCTCAGTCAGATGGCATCTGGGGAGAACATGAGATAGATTACATCCTGTTCATACAGAAGGAAGTCAAAGTCGATCCTGATCCCAATGAAATCCAAAGCCATTGCTACGTGTCAAAAGAAGAGTTGACGCAGTTATTAGAGAGGGCCAAGCGGGGCGAGGTGAAGATCACCCCTTGGTTCCAGCTCATCGCAGACACTTTTCTATATAAATGGTGGGACAACCTGGAGAATCTAAAATCGTTTGAGGATCATGATAAAATCCATAGAATGTGA